A genomic window from Candidatus Liberibacter americanus str. Sao Paulo includes:
- a CDS encoding YggT family protein produces the protein MNITLKIIYIILTLYEKTLLIRFIFSFLYDYNVFNTSNSLVNLIRQFLFKITDPLLNLIRQNIPIIKQNFGYIIDLSPLLALIIIYTLQYLLNNMIYWDVFI, from the coding sequence ATGAACATTACTTTAAAAATCATTTATATTATTTTGACATTATATGAGAAAACTCTGTTAATACGATTTATATTTTCTTTTCTATACGACTATAACGTGTTCAATACATCAAACTCATTAGTTAACTTAATAAGACAATTTCTATTTAAAATAACAGATCCTCTTTTAAATCTAATTCGACAGAATATTCCAATAATTAAACAAAATTTTGGATATATTATAGATCTATCACCTCTTTTGGCTTTGATTATAATATATACACTTCAATATCTATTGAATAATATGATTTATTGGGATGTTTTTATTTAA
- the hhe gene encoding DUF4011 domain-containing anti-phage protein Hhe, whose translation MDEKVRIDSSKRKYVLQSLEDMRRKLLDRTVRNKLLNFPINQNLYALRIINTSPNQLYQQIFREDVMKFATIPMPTRKEIQEYNLSSSGDFRPIDEQLWADRLCVNVNYDLPMEYKFDDEENNYETIKRVRDVVIKHIKENNSLININDLEGKIGFSLNKLTSIVQNYGYKDLEDFQCSIRDGSPLKPRHFQIRLSDNQIQTFYFPDNLDVVLRSINEKSQSSIRETGTSILYIVLGFLEWYEADDYENPRLAPLFTIPVSLEKGNLASQPGISQYHLRYTGEEILLNLSLKEKLQSDFGIILPPITEGMWPEDYFIQIQDIIDKSKSHWAIRRYGVLGLLNFSKMLMCLDLDYVRWPEGKDSILNHEIIQRLFIAQSSDNDKDTIGSNKDTEYKIDEIEDIHHNFPLIDDADSSQHSALIDVINGKNLVIEGPPGTGKSQTITNIIATAMLHGKKVLFCAQKMAAIEVVKQRLAKAGLGDFCLELHSHKAHKRAVIEDLRKIIDNRNIKENPKEIDTEIARYEELKLQLNCYAHEINQIWKKSELTINQILMRASRYRCELKLDPAQLHIKGLSGENADRLYRSRLEDQVKTFKDSVMEFHKQAGENMELTSHPWYGVHSSEIHVLNYRNAISSLRNWQSTLIDWQKNYYNFMDRYAITDKMQHLLCWQEQLLLESDKMPVLSKSVDFEAFKKFDDESIASIQKWIDDFNHIRDNFSNIKPYLFTKKLDDLRKFDDVPVFADLCKEFGISADISLGDISVLISSLQEIMASCDKYWALFSELIQNFPPSFSKNIVANRQGFQNIVLLMDLAVELPVSLLRYRDSLFDNDAIDSTLEELSERLDSLKVLQESLRDIFKIKKLPSAEVLQRLNKELHSSGLFSSFNASWKNAKKSLLELAKNPSISWKSLYANLPSAYQFVVERDKLEKRNFGNILGEHYQGLGTDVIALQKIRNWYRRVRQVWRDNPGLSVVPADRFLIIDSQLFKGIQKLQSDGLSKKITSVLDSILEIEKILPQQKVFQDLSAMFIGENNIFIPIIKRLSDSFSPLQAWFKGDDIILRDAKEIGQQLHTIQKQRFDLEERSVIISLFGKDVRPSVINAYDKETSRCFAIINSTLEFANSIKQNVLFDALLIGISHVHDRNSYNNLLKDLKNLKNIWQKQIDKRELFIQDTQLDISQWISRCDDNLVKLIARNEDAVNKPRWLNGWINLMHMVQDMQDNGLHSIQEAVFDNTIGVKQLESCLLAVIYNQLAHEIFTDKPHLMHYSGVQFSAKQKRFREYDKSLQLHQRTRIASVIGNQKIIQGISGGRKSDYTELSLIRSELGKKARNIPIRQLISRAKNSLLQLKPCFMMSPMSVASYLEPGDIQFDLVIMDESSQIKPEDALGVIARGKQIVVVGDPKQLPPTRFFDHDSDDQEDYDEDIAAVSQTESILDALLPLFSMRRLQWHYRSLNENLIACSNYHFYDNDLIVFPSPYTNADMYGIDFTHIKNGKMIDQCNPEEAKVIALAVKEHAIKYPQESLGVVAMNAKQRDQIENAINKLCRNDIVVEQAISKLRVHRDPFFVKNLENVQGDERDTIFISFTYGPSEAGGRVFQRFGPINSDIGWRRLNVMFTRARKRINVFSTMRYLDVLVDIDSKRGVRVMRDFLRFAETGFMEHSSKDIDRKQDTDFAVSVMAKLKKEGFSCDSQLGNMGFSLDVAVRDPSNPGQYLMGIECDGAVYNSAKSARDRDRLRQEVLERMGWKIRRIWSVDWFTNPDEAIDPIIRELRQYIKH comes from the coding sequence ATGGACGAGAAAGTTCGGATTGATAGCTCTAAAAGAAAATATGTGCTTCAATCTCTTGAGGATATGCGACGCAAACTTTTAGATCGTACTGTGCGAAATAAGCTATTGAATTTCCCAATAAATCAAAATTTATATGCGTTGCGAATTATTAATACATCTCCTAATCAGCTATATCAGCAAATTTTTAGAGAAGATGTGATGAAATTTGCAACGATTCCTATGCCAACTCGCAAAGAGATTCAAGAATATAATCTTTCATCTTCTGGTGATTTTCGACCTATAGATGAACAATTATGGGCTGATAGATTATGTGTTAATGTAAATTATGATTTGCCTATGGAGTATAAATTCGATGATGAAGAGAATAATTATGAGACTATTAAAAGGGTAAGAGACGTAGTTATTAAGCATATAAAAGAGAATAATTCTCTAATTAATATCAATGATTTAGAAGGGAAAATAGGTTTTAGCTTAAATAAATTAACTTCTATTGTCCAAAATTACGGTTATAAGGATTTAGAGGATTTTCAGTGTTCTATAAGAGATGGTTCTCCTTTAAAACCACGTCATTTTCAGATTCGTTTGTCTGATAATCAGATACAGACTTTTTATTTTCCTGATAATTTGGATGTTGTATTAAGATCAATAAATGAGAAATCACAAAGCTCTATAAGGGAAACTGGAACTTCTATACTTTATATTGTTTTAGGTTTTTTAGAATGGTATGAAGCGGACGATTATGAAAATCCAAGATTAGCTCCGCTTTTTACAATACCAGTGTCTTTAGAAAAAGGTAATTTAGCTTCTCAGCCAGGGATAAGTCAATATCACTTGCGCTATACAGGTGAGGAAATACTTCTAAATTTATCTTTAAAAGAAAAATTACAAAGCGATTTTGGTATTATTTTACCTCCTATTACAGAGGGTATGTGGCCGGAAGACTACTTTATTCAAATTCAGGATATTATAGACAAAAGCAAATCACATTGGGCAATTAGACGTTATGGTGTCTTAGGATTATTAAACTTTAGTAAGATGTTGATGTGTCTTGACCTTGATTATGTCCGTTGGCCTGAGGGGAAAGATAGTATACTTAATCACGAGATAATTCAGCGTCTTTTTATTGCTCAGTCTTCGGATAATGATAAAGATACTATAGGATCTAACAAAGATACAGAGTATAAAATCGATGAAATAGAAGATATTCATCATAATTTTCCTTTAATTGATGATGCTGATAGTTCTCAGCATAGTGCTTTAATTGATGTTATTAATGGTAAGAATCTAGTTATTGAAGGTCCTCCTGGAACAGGGAAATCACAGACTATTACAAATATTATTGCTACTGCTATGTTGCACGGCAAAAAAGTTCTTTTTTGTGCCCAGAAAATGGCTGCAATTGAAGTAGTAAAACAACGTTTGGCAAAAGCTGGATTAGGAGATTTTTGTTTAGAATTGCATAGTCATAAAGCACATAAACGTGCTGTTATTGAGGATCTTCGCAAGATAATTGATAATAGAAATATAAAAGAAAATCCGAAAGAAATTGACACAGAAATTGCCCGATATGAAGAATTAAAATTACAATTAAATTGTTATGCTCATGAGATAAATCAAATTTGGAAAAAAAGTGAATTAACTATTAATCAGATTTTGATGAGAGCTTCTAGATATCGTTGTGAATTAAAATTAGATCCTGCACAGTTACATATAAAAGGTTTATCTGGAGAAAACGCAGATCGTTTATATAGATCTCGTCTTGAAGATCAAGTGAAAACGTTTAAAGATTCTGTTATGGAATTTCATAAACAGGCTGGCGAAAATATGGAATTAACTAGTCATCCTTGGTATGGTGTACATAGCTCAGAAATTCATGTATTAAATTATCGTAATGCTATTTCGTCATTAAGAAATTGGCAATCTACACTTATTGATTGGCAGAAAAATTATTACAATTTTATGGATAGATATGCTATTACGGATAAGATGCAGCATTTATTGTGCTGGCAAGAGCAACTTTTGCTTGAATCTGATAAAATGCCTGTTTTATCTAAATCTGTTGATTTTGAAGCATTTAAAAAATTTGATGATGAATCCATAGCCTCTATTCAGAAATGGATAGATGATTTTAATCATATACGAGATAATTTTTCTAATATTAAGCCTTATTTATTTACTAAGAAATTAGATGATTTAAGGAAATTTGATGATGTACCAGTTTTTGCCGATTTGTGCAAAGAATTTGGTATTAGTGCCGATATTTCTTTAGGAGATATAAGCGTTCTTATATCTTCTTTGCAGGAGATAATGGCATCTTGTGATAAATATTGGGCATTATTTTCAGAATTAATACAAAATTTCCCGCCGTCTTTTTCTAAAAATATTGTTGCTAATAGGCAAGGTTTCCAAAATATTGTGTTGTTGATGGATTTAGCCGTTGAATTACCCGTATCATTATTGCGTTATAGAGATAGCTTGTTTGATAATGATGCTATAGATTCTACACTAGAAGAGTTATCTGAAAGGCTAGATTCTTTGAAGGTTCTCCAAGAATCTTTACGTGATATTTTTAAAATAAAAAAACTTCCTAGTGCGGAAGTTTTGCAAAGACTGAACAAGGAACTACATTCATCAGGATTGTTTTCATCATTTAATGCTTCATGGAAAAATGCTAAAAAATCTCTTCTTGAGTTGGCAAAAAATCCTAGTATTTCTTGGAAGTCACTTTACGCAAATTTGCCAAGTGCTTATCAATTTGTTGTTGAGAGGGATAAACTTGAAAAGAGAAATTTTGGTAACATTTTAGGAGAGCATTATCAAGGTTTAGGAACTGACGTTATCGCTCTACAAAAAATAAGGAATTGGTATCGCAGGGTACGGCAAGTTTGGCGTGATAATCCTGGACTATCTGTTGTACCAGCCGATAGATTTTTAATAATAGATAGCCAACTTTTCAAAGGCATTCAGAAACTTCAATCTGATGGATTAAGTAAGAAAATAACTAGTGTTCTTGATAGTATTCTTGAAATTGAAAAAATATTGCCACAACAAAAAGTATTTCAAGATCTTTCTGCCATGTTTATTGGCGAAAACAATATTTTCATTCCTATTATTAAAAGGTTATCTGATTCTTTCTCGCCTTTACAAGCTTGGTTTAAAGGGGATGATATTATTTTGCGAGATGCTAAAGAGATAGGACAGCAATTACATACAATACAGAAACAAAGATTTGATTTGGAAGAAAGATCTGTAATCATAAGTTTGTTCGGGAAAGATGTTAGACCTAGTGTTATTAATGCATACGATAAAGAGACGTCTCGGTGTTTTGCTATAATTAATAGCACATTAGAATTTGCAAATTCTATAAAACAAAATGTATTGTTTGATGCTTTGCTGATAGGTATTAGTCATGTACATGATCGTAATTCTTATAACAATCTATTAAAAGATTTAAAAAATTTAAAAAACATCTGGCAAAAACAGATTGATAAGCGTGAATTATTTATACAGGATACGCAACTTGATATATCACAATGGATTTCACGTTGTGATGATAATCTTGTAAAATTAATTGCACGTAATGAAGATGCTGTTAATAAGCCTAGATGGTTAAATGGATGGATAAATTTAATGCATATGGTTCAAGATATGCAAGATAATGGATTGCATTCGATTCAAGAAGCGGTTTTTGATAATACTATTGGTGTTAAACAATTAGAATCATGTCTGCTTGCTGTTATATATAATCAACTCGCTCATGAGATTTTTACTGATAAACCACATTTGATGCATTATTCAGGTGTGCAATTTTCTGCTAAGCAGAAAAGATTTCGTGAATATGACAAGAGTTTGCAATTGCATCAAAGAACGCGTATTGCGAGCGTAATTGGAAATCAAAAGATTATTCAAGGAATTTCAGGAGGGCGTAAGTCTGATTATACTGAGTTATCTTTAATTCGCAGTGAATTAGGTAAAAAGGCGCGTAATATTCCAATTAGACAATTAATTTCTAGGGCTAAGAATTCTTTATTGCAATTGAAGCCTTGTTTTATGATGAGCCCTATGTCTGTTGCTAGCTATTTGGAACCTGGGGATATACAGTTTGATCTTGTCATTATGGATGAATCTTCTCAGATTAAACCAGAAGATGCTTTAGGTGTTATTGCTCGCGGCAAACAAATCGTTGTCGTAGGAGATCCTAAACAGCTACCCCCTACTAGATTCTTTGATCATGATAGCGACGATCAGGAAGATTATGATGAGGATATCGCAGCAGTCAGTCAAACTGAGAGTATTTTAGATGCTTTATTGCCTTTATTTTCAATGCGTAGATTGCAATGGCATTATAGATCGCTCAATGAAAATCTTATTGCTTGTTCGAATTATCATTTTTATGACAATGATCTAATCGTTTTTCCATCTCCTTATACTAATGCAGATATGTATGGAATCGATTTTACTCATATAAAAAATGGCAAGATGATAGATCAGTGTAATCCTGAAGAAGCTAAAGTTATAGCGCTAGCCGTAAAAGAACATGCAATTAAATATCCTCAAGAATCTTTAGGGGTTGTTGCAATGAATGCTAAGCAGCGTGATCAGATTGAGAATGCAATCAATAAATTATGTCGTAATGATATTGTAGTAGAGCAAGCTATTAGTAAGTTGCGAGTTCATCGGGATCCGTTTTTTGTTAAAAATCTAGAAAATGTTCAAGGAGATGAACGGGATACAATTTTTATTTCATTTACTTATGGCCCAAGTGAGGCAGGAGGGCGTGTTTTTCAACGTTTTGGTCCTATTAATTCTGATATTGGTTGGAGACGTCTTAATGTTATGTTTACTCGTGCTAGAAAACGAATCAATGTTTTTAGTACAATGCGATATTTAGATGTTTTGGTTGATATAGATTCGAAGCGTGGAGTTCGTGTAATGCGTGACTTTTTGCGTTTTGCTGAGACAGGATTCATGGAACATTCTTCTAAAGATATTGATAGAAAACAAGATACTGATTTTGCTGTATCTGTAATGGCTAAACTTAAAAAAGAAGGTTTTAGTTGTGATTCTCAACTTGGAAATATGGGATTTTCCCTTGATGTTGCTGTGCGTGATCCATCTAATCCAGGACAATACTTAATGGGTATTGAATGTGATGGAGCAGTTTATAATTCTGCTAAATCTGCAAGAGATAGAGATCGTCTTAGACAGGAAGTTTTAGAGAGAATGGGTTGGAAAATTCGACGTATTTGGTCTGTAGATTGGTTTACTAATCCGGATGAGGCTATTGATCCTATCATTCGTGAATTACGTCAATATATTAAGCATTAG
- the tolB gene encoding Tol-Pal system beta propeller repeat protein TolB — translation MRINFYLLLVFISSFFVFPAQALVKINTNNPNYSPISVAVTDFISLDKLGIEFSEVISSDLDRSDLFVRIPKGSFLQKITNPDNKPLFEYWDDLKAQVLVTGRVIKEGSNRLRVEFRLWDVKNRKQVLGKKLFSLPEDWRTVAHTISDHINQIITGYKGSFNTRILFVSENIVSGETKRRLSVMDRDGFNIRYLKSYSNSIFTPHFSPNQQKIAYVSHDSEGLPKIYLMDTRTERQPKIVGNSRGMVFSPSFSPDGSHIIMGVQKDESIDIYTLDYYSNIVKRLTNTLFVNISPSYSPNSSRIVFSSDREGNQQLYVMNSDGSDQHRISLDKESSYFDCVWSPREDLIAFTKFSNGKFSIGVMNSNGSKERIIITDNNIQSPSWSPNGRSLIFVRKNVNELGSKLYSIDLNGRNESMINTPEYASDPHWVSVMG, via the coding sequence ATGAGGATAAATTTCTATCTATTATTGGTTTTTATTAGTAGCTTTTTTGTTTTTCCAGCACAGGCTTTAGTGAAAATTAATACTAATAATCCTAATTATTCTCCTATATCAGTTGCAGTAACAGATTTTATTTCATTGGATAAATTGGGGATTGAATTTTCAGAAGTTATATCATCAGATCTTGATAGATCAGATTTATTCGTGCGAATACCTAAAGGTAGCTTTCTGCAAAAGATTACGAATCCAGATAACAAGCCTCTTTTTGAGTATTGGGATGATCTAAAAGCCCAAGTACTAGTTACGGGTCGAGTAATTAAAGAAGGAAGCAATCGCTTGCGTGTTGAATTTCGTTTATGGGACGTCAAAAATCGTAAACAAGTGTTAGGAAAGAAACTTTTTTCCCTTCCAGAAGATTGGAGGACCGTTGCACATACAATATCCGACCATATTAATCAAATTATCACTGGCTATAAGGGTTCTTTTAATACAAGAATTTTGTTTGTATCTGAAAATATAGTTTCTGGTGAGACGAAACGTCGTTTATCTGTCATGGACAGAGATGGCTTTAATATACGTTATTTAAAGTCATATAGTAATAGCATTTTCACTCCCCATTTTTCACCTAATCAGCAAAAGATAGCATATGTATCACATGATAGTGAAGGCCTTCCTAAAATCTATCTAATGGATACTAGGACCGAAAGACAACCTAAGATTGTTGGAAATTCCCGCGGCATGGTTTTTTCTCCTAGTTTCTCCCCTGATGGTAGTCATATTATTATGGGAGTACAAAAAGATGAATCTATTGATATTTATACCTTAGATTACTATTCTAATATTGTAAAACGTTTAACAAATACACTATTTGTAAATATCTCTCCTTCTTATTCGCCTAATTCTTCACGAATTGTTTTTTCAAGTGATAGAGAAGGCAATCAACAGCTATATGTTATGAACTCAGATGGATCTGATCAGCATCGTATTTCTCTTGATAAAGAATCATCATATTTTGATTGTGTATGGTCTCCTCGGGAAGATCTTATTGCATTTACTAAATTTTCCAATGGAAAATTTAGTATAGGCGTAATGAATAGTAATGGTTCAAAAGAGCGTATTATTATAACAGATAATAATATTCAAAGTCCTTCGTGGTCACCTAATGGTCGTTCATTGATTTTCGTTAGAAAAAATGTCAATGAATTAGGATCAAAATTATATTCAATTGATTTAAATGGAAGAAATGAAAGTATGATTAATACTCCTGAGTATGCTTCAGATCCTCATTGGGTATCAGTAATGGGTTGA
- the tilS gene encoding tRNA lysidine(34) synthetase TilS, with amino-acid sequence MSCFFSPIESSRNFLCSIMRPAHILVAVSGGSDSIGLLVSLHSVILEKSFRDISLSAISIDHGLRDEAKYEAKYVADLCMKLDIPHKVVCWEGKKPKTGLMAAARESRYDLIYANAMEIGATIVVTAHTFDDQLETVYMRSQRDFLGKGIGVAGISNIVLYKMKLWIYRPFLKCRRESIRDFLLKYNISWCDDPSNDDCRFERVRTRKLIKGIDVNAMFKKIEEFQNWRILLGDNVSKLIPKYLKVYLQSVIAISQDVLTIDPFVLSHLLRISVAVCGGQNYLPGYSAIERVMSFLKYGKNGSISVGRVVLDWRLGYLWITRSTRDLPIQNVSSGETVIWDGRYKFKNLSKETIVISSRSCGRKESIFGIPPIVANRAFLSMPSMNGGQPLMAPFSRFLTGFDLPIAYAFSASFGKKNIPQVPFFYEKYRF; translated from the coding sequence TTGTCTTGTTTTTTTTCTCCAATAGAAAGTTCTAGAAATTTCTTATGCAGTATAATGCGTCCTGCTCATATACTAGTTGCAGTTTCTGGCGGATCAGATTCTATAGGACTTCTTGTATCTTTACATTCTGTTATTTTAGAAAAATCTTTTAGAGATATTAGTTTATCAGCTATTTCTATTGATCATGGATTAAGAGATGAGGCAAAATATGAAGCTAAATATGTTGCTGATCTTTGTATGAAATTAGACATTCCTCATAAAGTCGTTTGTTGGGAAGGTAAGAAGCCAAAAACTGGATTGATGGCTGCTGCTCGAGAATCACGTTATGATTTAATTTATGCTAATGCTATGGAAATTGGTGCTACGATAGTTGTAACTGCTCATACTTTTGATGATCAATTAGAGACAGTTTATATGCGTTCTCAGCGTGATTTTTTAGGTAAGGGCATTGGAGTTGCTGGTATTTCTAATATTGTTCTCTATAAGATGAAACTGTGGATTTATCGCCCATTTTTAAAATGTAGGAGAGAATCAATACGTGATTTTTTGTTGAAATATAATATCAGTTGGTGTGATGATCCAAGTAACGATGATTGTAGATTTGAGCGTGTTCGAACAAGAAAATTGATTAAAGGAATAGATGTAAATGCCATGTTTAAAAAGATAGAAGAATTTCAAAATTGGCGTATATTATTAGGGGATAATGTTTCTAAATTAATTCCCAAATATTTAAAGGTATACTTACAATCAGTGATTGCGATATCACAAGATGTTTTAACAATTGATCCATTTGTATTATCTCATTTACTAAGGATTTCTGTTGCAGTTTGTGGGGGGCAAAATTATTTACCAGGCTATAGTGCGATAGAAAGAGTAATGTCGTTTTTAAAATATGGTAAAAATGGATCTATAAGTGTTGGAAGGGTTGTATTGGATTGGCGTTTAGGTTATTTATGGATAACACGTTCAACTAGAGATCTTCCTATTCAAAATGTTTCTTCAGGAGAAACTGTTATATGGGATGGTAGGTATAAGTTTAAAAATTTATCTAAAGAAACGATTGTTATTTCTTCAAGGTCGTGTGGGCGTAAAGAGAGTATTTTTGGTATTCCGCCTATTGTAGCAAATCGTGCTTTTCTAAGCATGCCATCTATGAATGGAGGGCAGCCTTTGATGGCTCCATTTTCTCGCTTTTTAACAGGCTTCGATTTACCTATTGCCTATGCGTTTTCTGCATCGTTTGGGAAAAAAAATATACCTCAAGTGCCGTTTTTCTATGAAAAGTATAGATTTTAA
- a CDS encoding OmpA family protein, whose amino-acid sequence MINGCQLNYKFINDSSVSKSDPDIIDISTKNYDLSNSIGNTVFFNDSSHSIRPQDIQVLSALGSWLETNDCDFIIEGHTDAIGTRNYSFALGLRRAQSVFNYFLARGINSSRMKITSYGKESPAVFGQDENSFSKNRRVVIVLKRCR is encoded by the coding sequence ATGATTAATGGTTGTCAATTAAATTATAAGTTTATTAACGATTCGTCTGTTTCAAAATCAGATCCTGATATTATTGATATATCTACTAAGAATTATGACTTATCTAATTCTATTGGTAACACTGTGTTTTTTAATGATTCTTCGCATTCAATACGTCCTCAGGATATCCAAGTATTATCAGCTTTAGGCTCTTGGCTTGAAACTAACGACTGTGATTTTATAATAGAAGGTCATACGGATGCTATAGGTACTCGCAACTATAGTTTTGCTTTAGGTCTTCGTCGTGCACAATCAGTTTTTAATTATTTTTTAGCTAGAGGCATTAATTCTTCTCGTATGAAGATTACTTCATATGGCAAAGAATCTCCTGCTGTTTTTGGTCAAGATGAAAATTCTTTTTCTAAAAATAGACGTGTTGTTATCGTTTTGAAAAGATGTAGATAA
- a CDS encoding DUF167 domain-containing protein codes for MQIISNAKRSGLVSLKILQNSSVYIKIKVNSPPEKGKANQEMIKMLSKILSVKKSSIKIISGERISSKKLHIDANKKDLMEILEQQI; via the coding sequence GTGCAAATTATCTCTAATGCAAAACGAAGTGGATTAGTATCACTTAAAATTCTACAAAACAGTAGTGTTTATATTAAAATCAAAGTAAATTCACCTCCAGAAAAAGGCAAAGCCAATCAAGAGATGATAAAAATGCTCTCTAAAATATTATCAGTTAAAAAGTCTTCCATTAAAATTATATCCGGAGAACGTATTTCATCAAAAAAACTTCATATTGATGCAAATAAAAAAGATTTAATGGAAATTCTAGAACAACAAATCTAA
- the glnA gene encoding type I glutamate--ammonia ligase, with amino-acid sequence MDEANKIIQKIKQEDIKFVDFRFTDLKGKFHHISMDSFLISAELLLNGILFDASSIEGWKSVKLSNLVLMPDLKTMHIDPFYAQSTMVLICDIYDSINNKPYSKDPRHIAKKAIEYLKNTKIGDKILLEMETEFFIFDSVNFKVLPEEAGFALESSEFPLIGLNIERNTGNNIDRNNGGYTLPPQDRLHDMRSEIVTSLKNMGVIVTKYHHKENPAQHVMSLQFDTLLHSSDNIQKYKYAVRQVADSYCKTASFMPKPTNSNNGSGIHLNMSIHKNEIPIFAGDAYEGFSNNCLYYIGGIIKHSKAINALTNSSTNSYRRLLYFNDSQIQLGYPNNNRSVSFRIPFDKKISDKQINIRFPDLTSNPYLAPIAILMAGLDGIKNQINPRKNIKNTSKIYQKELIKSPKMCNSLRESLENLDKDRDFLKEGNVFDDDLIDSFIEFKMKEVMRLEKSPSPIEFEMYYSI; translated from the coding sequence ATTGATGAAGCAAATAAAATAATACAAAAAATCAAACAAGAAGATATTAAATTTGTGGACTTTCGTTTTACTGACTTAAAGGGGAAATTCCATCATATATCGATGGATAGTTTTTTGATAAGTGCAGAACTGCTTCTTAATGGTATACTATTTGATGCTTCTTCAATAGAAGGATGGAAATCTGTTAAGCTATCCAATCTTGTTTTAATGCCTGATCTGAAAACAATGCATATAGATCCATTTTATGCGCAATCAACAATGGTTCTAATTTGTGATATATACGATTCTATAAATAATAAACCTTATAGCAAGGATCCTCGCCATATTGCAAAAAAGGCAATAGAATACCTAAAAAACACAAAAATAGGCGATAAAATACTTTTAGAAATGGAAACTGAGTTTTTTATATTTGATAGCGTTAATTTTAAAGTTTTGCCTGAAGAAGCAGGATTTGCACTAGAATCTTCTGAATTTCCACTAATCGGACTTAATATAGAGAGAAATACAGGGAATAACATAGATAGAAATAATGGCGGATATACATTGCCTCCTCAGGATAGACTACATGACATGCGATCTGAAATCGTAACATCTTTAAAAAACATGGGTGTTATAGTAACAAAATATCATCATAAAGAAAATCCTGCTCAGCATGTAATGAGTTTGCAATTTGATACATTATTACACTCCTCAGATAATATTCAGAAATATAAATATGCAGTACGTCAGGTAGCAGATTCCTATTGTAAAACTGCTAGCTTTATGCCTAAACCAACAAATTCCAACAACGGCTCAGGAATACATTTAAATATGTCAATTCACAAGAATGAAATACCTATTTTTGCTGGAGACGCATATGAAGGTTTTTCTAATAATTGCTTATATTACATAGGAGGAATTATTAAACACAGCAAAGCTATAAATGCTTTAACAAATTCTTCAACCAATTCATATAGACGCCTACTTTATTTTAATGATTCGCAAATACAACTAGGTTATCCAAACAATAATAGATCAGTATCTTTTCGAATTCCATTTGATAAAAAAATAAGCGACAAACAAATAAATATAAGATTCCCTGACCTAACATCAAACCCATATCTTGCCCCTATTGCAATCCTCATGGCGGGATTAGATGGCATTAAAAACCAAATAAACCCTAGAAAAAATATAAAAAATACTAGTAAAATATACCAAAAAGAACTAATTAAATCGCCAAAAATGTGCAATTCATTACGTGAATCTCTAGAAAATCTAGACAAAGATCGAGATTTTTTAAAAGAAGGAAATGTTTTTGATGATGATCTAATTGATTCATTTATCGAATTTAAAATGAAAGAAGTAATGCGATTAGAAAAAAGTCCTTCACCTATTGAATTTGAAATGTACTATTCCATATGA